One genomic window of Solanum dulcamara chromosome 12, daSolDulc1.2, whole genome shotgun sequence includes the following:
- the LOC129875834 gene encoding uncharacterized protein LOC129875834: MNSFTRLLKQLKKNPDFKYHPKCVKMNVVQLSFTDDLLLFRKGDSNSVKLLYELFTIFSKTSWLEANEEKRVVYFGGVPQEMQHEILHLLGFVLGDLPKRLLFSIQIFWAQIFVLLKKVIHCIEALCRNFLWSVGVDSSKKALIAWETLCWPRVARGLNFLDIATWNKAAVYKVLWNLSKKKDKMQIQWVHMYYGKQGSIWEIQTKQALWMVSKILKAQKYYEEAGWSAQEAMTWANFSIKNIYLKLRGNFQKVEWRKIVCNNVAAPNWTFILYLALNERLQTRERLASLGVVEDTRCALCSTGVDNCEQLFFQCTYAASIWEKVLKWMHIDRHALCWREENMGYTTI; encoded by the exons ATGAATAGTTTCACACGACTCTTGAAGCAATTGAAGAAGAATCCTGATTTCAAGTACCATCCAAAGTGTGTGAAGATGAATGTGGTACAACTAAGTTTTACAGATGATCTGTTGTTATTCAGAAAAGGAGATTCAAATTCAGTGAAGCTACTATATGAACTCTTCACTATATTTTCGAAAACATCATGGCTAGAAGCAAATGAGGAGAAGAGGGTTGTTTATTTTGGAGGAGTGCCACAAGAGATGCAACATGAAATTCTACACCTGTTAGGATTCGTTTTGGGCGATTTACCTAAAAG ATTGTTATTTTCAATACAGATCTTCTGGGCTCAGATTTTTGTTCTACTAAAAAAGGTGATCCACTGCATTGAAGCACTGTGTAGAAATTTCCTTTGGTCTGTGGGGGTTGATTCCTCAAAGAAAGCTTTGATTGCTTGGGAAACACTATGCTGGCCTAGAGTTGCTAGGGGACTGAATTTTTTGGATATTGCTACTTGGAATAAAGCAGCTGTCTATAAAGTGCTATGGAACCTAAGCAAGAAGAAAGACAAAATGCAGATACAATGGGTGCATATGTATTATGGGAAGCAGGGGTCAATATGGGAGATCCAAACGAAACAGGCATTATGGATGGTATCGAAAATCTTGAAAGCCCAAAAATACTATGAGGAAGCAGGTTGGTCTGCACAGGAAGCTATGACTTGGGCAAATTTCTCAATCAAGAATATATATTTGAAGTTGAGAGGTAACTTTCAGAAAGTGGAGTGGAGGAAAATAGTGTGTAACAATGTTGCAGCACCTAATTGGACTTTTATTCTATACTTAGCACTCAATGAGCGACTGCAAACGAGAGAAAGGCTAGCTTCCTTGGGAGTGGTTGAGGATACTAGATGTGCACTATGCAGTACAGGAGTTGACAACTGTGAACAATTATTCTTCCAATGTACCTATGCTGCCTCAATTTGGGAGAAGGTTTTGAAATGGATGCATATAGATAGACATGCACTTTGCTGGAGAGAGGAGAATATGGGCTATACAACAATTTAA
- the LOC129875833 gene encoding G-type lectin S-receptor-like serine/threonine-protein kinase B120, giving the protein MASDIIISNWCIFLFTVFYFNFQCCTCTSNKIRKGEILRDGDILISPKKEFILGFFSPNVSNNQRFLGIWYVDGPFNSFVWVANRDKPIFDKNGTFTIDKNGNFVVKNGHGNLMWTTNVSTSKSQTARNERQNCTAFLSDDGNLIIVNSNNKELWQSFHHPTDTFLPGMKFYMDQVLRSWTSETNPSPGRYSLGANPRGSPQIVIWDGPDRRWRSGYWDGSIFTGVPDMKAAYAHGLKLYNEGDRLYFTYTAANLSDVVRFHISPSGYELQQRWDKDREKWSIIQSHPSGDCDLYNLCGNFAKCDVNDSPKCICLAGFVPKDLGQWNARNWSEGCVRRKELECRGNNTVLKSDGGKRDGFFEIERIKLPDFADTAELQNIDECQSKCLENCSCIAYAFVSGISCMTWSGDLVDMQQFKEGGNTLYIRLASSEFADSNRTVQIVVISVMVAGAFLVCMAILLLCKYEVKKRASNRINQMETSEPTRSREFSQDTSGAGDLSIEGHHGSGSELTFFSFSGVAAATNNFSNENKLGQGGFGPVYKGKLLCGLEIAVKRLSRKSGQGLEEFKNEIKLIAKLQHRNLVRLVGCCIEGEEKMLLYEYMANKSLDSFLFDPVKQAQLDWRKRFNIIEGIARGLLYLHRDSRLRIIHRDLKASNILLDEDMNPKISDFGMARIFGGNENEANTNRVVGTYGYMAPEYAMEGLFSGKSDVYSFGVLLLEIICGRMNTSFRSDEHSGIIGYAWQKWDEGTPMDLVDRSIWDECQHDEALRCIHLALICVQDMAVHRPSISSIVLMLETDNIQLPLPRQPTYTSMRRYEDAEIWNEKKDFSSNNVTISVIVGR; this is encoded by the exons ATGGCCAGTGATATCATTATTTCCAATTGGTGCATTTTTTTGTTTACTGTTTTTTATTTCAACTTCCAATGTTGTACTTGTACATCCAATAAAATTAGAAAAGGTGAAATTTTAAGAGATGGTGATATCTTAATTTCTCCAAAAAAGGAATTTATTTTGGGATTTTTTAGTCCAAATGTTTCTAATAATCAAAGGTTTCTTGGTATATGGTATGTAGATGGTCCATTCAATTCATTTGTTTGGGTTGCAAACAGAGACAAAccaatttttgataaaaatggTACTTTTACTATTGATAAAAATGGGAATTTTGTGGTGAAAAATGGTCATGGCAATTTAATGTGGACTACAAATGTTTCTACAAGCAAGTCACAGACCGCACGAAATGAGAGACAGAATTGTACAGCATTCCTTTCAGATGATGGCAATCTTATCATAGTTAATAGCAATAACAAGGAATTGTGGCAGAGTTTCCATCATCCTACAGATACATTTTTGCCaggaatgaaattttatatgGATCAAGTTTTGAGGTCTTGGACTAGTGAAACTAATCCTTCACCTGGAAG GTACTCCTTAGGAGCTAATCCTCGTGGATCACCACAAATTGTGATCTGGGATGGACCAGACAGACGTTGGCGAAGTGGATATTGGGATGGAAGCATATTCACAGGTGTTCCAGATATGAAGGCTGCGTATGCACATGGTTTGAAGCTTTACAATGAAGGGGATAGACTATATTTCACTTACACCGCAGCAAATCTTTCTGATGTGGTGAGGTTCCATATAAGTCCAAGCGGATACGAGCTACAACAAAGGTGGGATAAAGATAGGGAGAAATGGAGCATAATACAGTCTCATCCATCGGGTGATTGTGACTTGTATAACTTATGTGGGAATTTCGCGAAATGTGATGTCAACGATTCCCCAAAATGCATTTGTTTAGCTGGATTTGTACCGAAAGATTTGGGACAGTGGAATGCAAGAAACTGGTCAGAAGGGTGTGTTAGGAGGAAAGAACTGGAATGCAGGGGAAATAACACTGTCTTGAAGAGTGATGGTGGAAAGAGGGACGgattctttgagattgagagaATCAAGTTACCGGATTTTGCTGATACTGCAGAGTTACAAAATATCGACGAGTGTCAAAGCAAGTGCCTTGAGAATTGTTCATGTATTGCTTATGCTTTTGTTAGCGGAATCAGTTGCATGACATGGAGTGGAGATTTGGTCGATATGCAGCAGTTTAAGGAAGGCGGAAACACTCTCTATATTCGCCTTGCTAGTTCTGAATTTG CTGATAGCAACAGGACAGTCCAAATTGTGGTAATATCCGTTATGGTAGCCGGGGCTTTTCTTGTTTGTATGGCAATTTTGCTACTATGCAAGTACGAAGTCAAAAAGCGag CATCCAATAGGATCAACCAAATGGAGACAAGCGAGCCAACTAGGAGCAGAGAGTTTTCTCAGGACACATCAGGAGCAGGAGACTTGAGTATTGAAGGGCATCATGGAAGTGGTTCAGAACTTACATTCTTCAGTTTCAGCGGTGTAGCAGCAGCTACGAACAACTTTTCTAATGAAAACAAGCTGGGACAAGGGGGATTTGGCCCTGTCTACAAG GGAAAACTACTATGTGGTTTAGAAATTGCAGTGAAGAGGCTTTCGAGAAAGTCAGGACAAGGTCTGGAGGAATTCAAGAATGAGATCAAGCTAATCGCCAAATTACAACATAGAAATCTTGTTAGACTTGTGGGATGCTGCATTGAAGGAGAAGAAAAGATGCTTCTTTATGAGTACATGGCCAACAAAAGTTTAGATTCATTTCTATTTG ATCCTGTTAAGCAAGCTCAATTAGACTGGAGGAAACGCTTCAACATTATTGAAGGGATTGCTCGAGGGCTCCTGTATCTCCATAGAGATTCGCGACTCAGAATAATCCATAGGGATTTAAAGGCTAGTAACATTTTGCTAGATGAAGATATGAACCCGAAAATTTCAGACTTTGGTATGGCTAGGATATTTGGTGGAAATGAAAATGAAGCAAATACAAATAGGGTAGTTGGTACATA TGGATATATGGCTCCTGAATATGCAATGGAAGGCTTGTTCTCTGGAAAATCTGATGTCTACAGCTTTGGTGTACTATTACTGGAGATCATCTGTGGACGGATGAACACAAGCTTTCGTTCAGATGAACACTCAGGCATTATTGGTTAT GCATGGCAGAAGTGGGATGAAGGTACACCGATGGACTTAGTAGACCGTTCTATTTGGGACGAGTGTCAACATGATGAAGCATTGAGATGCATACACTTAGCACTTATTTGTGTGCAAGACATGGCAGTTCACAGACCGAGCATATCTTCCATCGTGTTAATGTTGGAGACGGACAATATACAGTTGCCCTTGCCTAGGCAACCTACTTATACTTCAATGAGAAGATATGAAGATGCAGAAATATGGAATGAGAAGAAGGATTTTTCCTCAAATAATGTCACAATTAGTGTTATAGTTGGTAGATGA